GATGACTAAAGCAGTCCTCTATCTTTTCGATATGCTGGCCTATTCATTCCTGATGGCAATGTTCATCTTTATTGCAGGCTATTTTACCCCGGCTTCTTTCAACAAAAAAGGAATATTCCGGTTTCTGAAAGAGCGGGGGATGAGACTTTTGCTTCCATTAATCCTCTATTATTTCCTCATCGGACCAGTGGTTAAATTTATCAGTCTGAAAGCGAAAGGTGAACCAGCCGGGTTCATTGAATTTTTAACAGGTATGTATGAGTCAGGAACTTATGGATACATGGGAGTCATGTGGTTTGTAGCATTGATATTATTCTTCTCATTTGCCTATGCAGCCTACAGACTTGTCTTTCCTGCGGGATTCCGAAAGTTTGAATCACTTTCATTCCCATCGAACCGATCCATCCTGCTTTTCGTTATTGCCTTAGGTCTTTTAAGCTTTCTGGCACGTATTTTACTTCCAATGGGAGGTGGTTATCTGGCAGCCCGTCCGCTCGCATCCATGGTACTCTTTGCTACTTCATTTTTCCTGGGGACTGTTGCATGGCAATATGAATGGCTTGATAAGCTTGGAAGTAAGCAAGCACGGCAGTGGTTTATCACCGCTTTGATATTTATGATTGCCCCCTTGATTATTTTCCTTGTTCTCAGAAAGAATGTAAGTTTTGCTACCATTAAAGGGGCGGGCTCCCTTGGATCCTTATTGTATAGCTTTTGGGAAGTAATTAAATGCGTGGGAACAGGCATGATGGCCATTGTGGTTTTCAGGGAATATCTGAATAAACAGGGGAGGATAACTGCAGCTATGGGACGGTCAGCATTTGCTGCCTATGTAATCCATCCACTGGTTTGTGTAATACTGATGTATGCCATGTCTGGAATAAGCCTGCATCCATTGATTAAATTTGGCATTGTAGCCCCGGCCTCATTGGTATTTACTTTCTCTGTTTCCTGGCTGATGCTCAGAGTGCCAGGACTGAAACACATTTTTTGAAATCTTAATTAGTGTTATGTTCAGGTTAATTTGCCACAAACATGCAGTGAAATAACCAGAATTATAGAGGTTTTGAACTTTACCCCGAAGGGGAGCCTTTGGCTCATTTTACATTTTTATATTTAACATAACATAAGTTGAATCTTTTCTTAAACCTGTACTTCCTTCCACCGCCCTCTTTTGAAGAAATACAAAGCCATAAGGGCTATTAGTGATTCCGCCACCGGAATAGCAATAAATGCACCTGTTGATTTCAGGTTCATGACAACAGCAAGAAAATAGGCTAAAGGAATCTGGAAAAACCAGAATCCAACCAGGTTAATAATGGTGGGTGTCCGGGTATCACCTGCTCCATTGAGTGCCTGGGTCATCACCATTCCAATGCCATAAAATATAAAACCTGTCCCCATAATTCTCAGGGACTGAACACCATATGCAATTACGTCTTCATCATTAGAAAAGAATTTAATGATCGGTTCGGCAAAGACCAGGAAAAGGATCATCACAAAACCCATGAATATTGCATTGTATTTGGCAGTTATTAAAGCACTTTTCTCTGCTCTATCGATTTGTTTAGCACCAAGATTCTGGCCAACCAAAGTAGCAGCAGCATTGCTAAGGCCCCAGGCTGGCAGTATAAAGAATACCACATTCCTGATCGCTATCTGATAGCCCGCAGAAGCAGTAGTTCCGCCTGTTTCAGCTACCAGTCGGGCTAAAATGATCCAACTGCCACTGGCAATGATGAATTGCAGTGTCGCCGGCCATCCAATGTTTACAATGGTGCGTATAATCGGGATATCAATCCTGAAATGACTTCGTTTGAATCTTAGGCTTCCTTTTCCCTTAAAGAGGTGATAGCACTGGTAGAGTACACCTGAACTGCGCCCGGTAAGGGTTGCAATAGCTGCTCCCTTTAGCCCGAAGAAATGAATCAGGATGGGGCATAGGATGATATTAATCAGACTGGCAATCCACAGGCTTTTCATAGCCATTGCAGCATCACCGGCCCCCCTGAATAATCCCATTGATAAGGAAAAGTAACATAATTGCACCACTACCCGCAAACATGATCCTGGTAAAGATGGCACCTTCAGCAACCACCTCCTGACTTGCACCCATCAATCGAAGTATATCGGCTGCATAATAAGCCCCGACAATACTTATTATTACAGTCCCTAAAATGGAAACAATCAACGATTGGGCCCCTGCATGTGCTGCAGCATCCGGATTTTTCTCGCCAATTCTCCTGGCAACAACGGCAGTGGCAGCTGTACTGATACCTATTGCAATCGAATAAACGATGCTTATCACCGATTCTGTGAGTCCCACGGTTGCAATGGCATTCTCCCCCAACTTACCGACAAAGAACATATCAACCAAAGCAAATACGCTTTCAAGGCTTAGTTCAAGAATCATAGGTATGGCAAGCAGAAAGACAGCTTTTCGGATATTTCCCTGTGTATAATCATGCTCTTCACCTTGCAGTGATTGTTTTATAATCCTTACGATTTCCGAGAACCTGGATTGTATGAGCATAAGAAAAGAGAAATAAGTATAAAGCTAAAAGGACAGAAATTGTTTAAATCAGTTTCGGAATATTAGTTTCCATTCCTATGAATATATATTTCACTTTGAAAACATTTCTTCAGAAGGATTAATGGATTTTATAGGCCTTTTCTATTATTTCTGAATAATGTTCAAAAAGCACTTTACGGTTTAAATTTCCATCATTTTTCAAAAATCCTTTTTCAGCAGACCACACATCATTACAAATGATTATCCTTTGTATCTGATCCTGGTTTCGGTTTTCTGAATTATA
This genomic window from Bacteroidales bacterium contains:
- a CDS encoding acyltransferase family protein, which translates into the protein MKDRIIYLDNIRIFLISYVIAGHVSVAYGAIGGGNWYYIEPVNDMMTKAVLYLFDMLAYSFLMAMFIFIAGYFTPASFNKKGIFRFLKERGMRLLLPLILYYFLIGPVVKFISLKAKGEPAGFIEFLTGMYESGTYGYMGVMWFVALILFFSFAYAAYRLVFPAGFRKFESLSFPSNRSILLFVIALGLLSFLARILLPMGGGYLAARPLASMVLFATSFFLGTVAWQYEWLDKLGSKQARQWFITALIFMIAPLIIFLVLRKNVSFATIKGAGSLGSLLYSFWEVIKCVGTGMMAIVVFREYLNKQGRITAAMGRSAFAAYVIHPLVCVILMYAMSGISLHPLIKFGIVAPASLVFTFSVSWLMLRVPGLKHIF